The nucleotide sequence GCTGTGGAAgagctgttttctttccttaatATTGATTGAAGTGTACCAGGCCAGAGGATCAGCTTATTTTTaacttaaatacatttacttttgACAATACTTGATTAAAGTTCAGTTCAATCATCCCCACTTCATAGCTGTCATTCCTGGGAAAAAGACTACACAGATTAAATATAATCACTGTGAACAACACAGGAACCTTGAAAGCTATCTATGgggaaaacagaaataaatacaatatgcTTTTATCCATTAAGCATTTCAGTGTTCGGTCCTGCTGTAAACATCAAGTAAATGCAGAAATGCATATTTCTCATGACAAAAATACAAAGTACCAATACATTTACTGTTTCTCTAACCCAAACCATAGGGTTTACTTGCTAATGCAATTTGATTTAAacccttatatacagtctgtgatttaaacacattttactcTTGAAATTGACTTTTGCAGGGCCTTTAATACAGATCATTatgtaaataatgtaatgtTATGTGTAATAGTTGTATGAATTCCAAAAGGCTGTTGTAAATTGTAATGGGTTTAAAGTAGACTCAGCCTATTTCTCTTGGATTTGTagcagtaaaagtaaaaagtagcATAGATTGAAAAGATTCAAGTGCTTCAAAATGGTACTTATAGACAGTATTTAAAAAGAGTATGTActtactttccaccactgctTTGGTAATGGTTGAAAGACGTTTGGATCATATTACTGATGTTGTTGCTGCAACCATGTagtataaaatatatgaatggaTGCCCCTTTAACTGTGCACAAATctagaaataataaatgtatagtTGTATATCATATCTGTAAATTGAAGAAAGAATAGTACATTCATAAAAACTTGTTGATAAGAGTTTAGTTTGCTAACTGCTGATAACGTTATCACAAATACTAAAAGTGTAGAAATGTATTGTAGAAATAACAAGAACATCAACACAGTAAGAACCAATATAAGACTGCAGATTGTCTTTTCTTGCACAatgcatttctttctctccctctttctttccttttccccctctctttctttctctctctatctctgtcactttctttctttctgtctctctctctctttctttctttcaaccGGAAGTGGCGTCAGGCTGCGTCATCACGCTGTGCCTACGCTCCGCTGAACGAGGCAGGTTTGTTTTCGGTTTGTGCTCATGGTGGTTTCCTGAATGACGGAGCTGCTCTGAACTGACTGCAAGTGAAGCGGTTTGGCGCAGAGACCAGTTTTCACTGTGACCAGACGAACACACAGGGTGAGGACTTTTTATGTTTAACAGGTGACGTCGTTTTTTGGTTTGCCCGAGCTACTGGTAGCTGtgaagctaacgttagcctccAAACAGCATCTGAGTGCAGCACGTTCCTGTGTCAAGTGAAAGACTTGTGCTGAGTTTCCTCTGTCACTGCCCTGATAGAAATAATCTGCGGGTGGTGAGCACACAGTTATCTCACACTCCTGTTTGCTAGCTTTACTAACAGTTTGCTGACAGTGAGCTGTGATAGAGCCTTTAAATCACAATGTAACGTGAACGAGTcgtgtttcattaaaaaaaaaacttattttgcAAACAACTGTGATGTTTCGATGCGTCACCTGCAGTGTTTTTGACCAGTAACTAGCTCAAGACTCAAATATAGTCAATGTAAAGTAACGTTAAAATCACATACTGCACATTTGATGATCAATTAAACGTCTAAATCAGTTTACAAGATAAAAAGCCAAATATTATCCAATTCCAAGTTTTTAATTATGAGAATCTGCTGCTTTGCATTGTTTTAGGCTAATCAATAATAGATAATGCTCATTATAAGCAGCAGTAAATACATGCAATAACTGGTCATTTCAACAGTGAGACTGCAAGTATTTTGTAATGGTAACTCTTTCAATTATCTTCATGTGaaatttcctgttttgtttctctctcctaGAATTAACAGAATGTCTTCTCCGGAGCCCATCATCAGAtcaagacagacacagaaagacgTTAATGGAGTTTCAACGCAGGTCGTCTGTACGGAGTTCAGTAATTACATATTCATAGTTCTCACTCAGTACGGCAAAATCGGGAGTTTGATATCTGTCACACCTGACTCCAGATCCAATGATATCAGCACCCCAACTTTCTCCACCAAGGTGCTGCTGGGCAAAGATGAGGTAACCTCAACGATATTGTTCTGATATATATTGTATCAGTGGGATGTAGACTTGTTCACAGGCCATCAGTCAGATGGTGCGGCACAGGGTAATTCTTTTCATGGTGTGGTGGGGCAGGTGAGGTTCTGACCCGCTCTGCTTGCAGGTCTGTGGACTCTCTGAGATctgttaaaatgtatatatatactgtttttgtaaagtaaaaacaaaaaattgaaacttgaaaataatataaaaaatatacatacatttaattaaaaatgtgaacatAAATGCAAAAACTTTTTGCATTGTCATAatgttaaacacaaacaataccTTAGTGAAAGGCTCTTATCGGCTGATTTTTATTGGCCATCTGGCAAGTCCTAACTATTTCCCACATATGCAGtggcagcattttttttctggACTACTTTTGTACAGTGTGAGATGAAGAGCGTGTTTTTCACAGGCCTGCTGTTACACATCTGAAAGGAATGTAGAAGCCAATAGTTTTCTTATGATGTAGACGTGTTACATTGCAGCATTTCTGCATGTAATAATCCAACGCTtgctttctgtttctattttcagCCTCTGACACATGTCTGTGCCAAAAACTTGGCGACGTTCGTTTCGCAGGAAGCCGGCAACAGGCCTGTCTTACTGGGACTGGCATTGAAGGATTCGTCCCTagattcaataaaacaaataaaagacatCATCCAAAGCTGTAAGGTCTGGTAGGAAGTCAACAAAATGTACACCTCTGGCCACCTTGATGCCACCaatgtcatatttttcttttgcctctttttaagtttaaaggATTCTAATCAATGCCAGtatttcataaaacaaaaagaaaacccaaGGACTTGCGCCTCATGATGGAAATGTATACATCTGATTTCATCCGCTCTTATCCTTTAGATTTATTCAGATAGGAAGAAACGTCTTATGGAAAACAATTAAGAGTTAATCTGGTTTTAAGGGTGTGTTCGCTCTACACCTCTGTGCTCTCAAAAAGTGAGGAATGTGCAAAGACTTCACAGAAAATGATTCAATTTAATCACAGACCCTGCATTTAATTTTATAATCTGTTATACTTTATACTGTTAATATGTCTGTATTGTCCAATGCAAATAGTCTTCAATTGTGTCTTGATGCAGAACTTCGAAATAAAACTGGTCACTTTCTCAAGCTTgtcctttttctgtctttcaaacAAATGTGACTCAATCATCTCTGCCCCAGTGAAGAATTGTTTAGGCCCTGGATCAACATTTTAGGTATCACTAATACCCCCATCAAACTGGAAAATTGTTCCAGGCCTTTTCTAATCAGGCTGAAGTCTGTGGCTCATTTATCAGTTGTGGCTGTATTACACAGGCTACTATGCAGTTAAGAAGTGATTTAGACTCCGTCAGCACATTTCAAAGCAGTACACTCTGCTTGTAATGTTTTACTGCAGATTATGTGAAAAAGTAGCATTACAGGTCAGCAGTCGTCTATACATACACTGTCAGACTTGCACTGTTGTGTTCAACATTGACTCTCATATCCTTGtattttttatgaaataaataaaatgtacttgTCAAATTTAAGAGTAATTAGTTTTCTTACCGTATTAAGGTTGATGGCGTTGTGGAACAGATCTACTCAATCTACTAATAATGTGTAGTTCAATTATAAATAGTTTAATGTGCATACACATGCTGCTTTGAAGACCTATAGACCTGTGAGTATATACA is from Paralichthys olivaceus isolate ysfri-2021 chromosome 5, ASM2471397v2, whole genome shotgun sequence and encodes:
- the psmg3 gene encoding proteasome assembly chaperone 3 — protein: MSSPEPIIRSRQTQKDVNGVSTQVVCTEFSNYIFIVLTQYGKIGSLISVTPDSRSNDISTPTFSTKVLLGKDEPLTHVCAKNLATFVSQEAGNRPVLLGLALKDSSLDSIKQIKDIIQSCKVW